A part of Sulfurimonas sp. HSL-1716 genomic DNA contains:
- a CDS encoding DUF523 and DUF1722 domain-containing protein yields MNIAVSGCLLGEKVRYDGGDKRDSFIVDALGKYAELTPFCPEAVVFGTPRPSVRLVSFDDKLKVLRNHDLTDVTKELEKGVEAEMKLLKPLDLSGIIFKSRSPSCGLGTTATYEKNGLQSRKSYGLFAKACRDEYPLLPMEEEGRLCDPKMRENFLIHLFSYDAFEKFKRSSSQMKELAEFHTKYKFLLQAKDEKLYRELGNVVADHDGLKFEELFKNYELLFKTALSKKSSVKCNQNVLEHMAGFFKNELASDEKAVLHTQIKDYANKMIPLGTPLATIRLYAQKYKIGYLLDQVFLNPYPKELESLFAPLS; encoded by the coding sequence TTGAATATTGCCGTATCAGGCTGTCTGCTTGGAGAAAAGGTCCGTTATGATGGAGGTGACAAGCGTGATAGTTTCATTGTTGATGCGCTTGGAAAATATGCCGAGCTCACGCCTTTTTGTCCCGAAGCAGTTGTTTTTGGCACGCCGAGACCTTCAGTCAGGCTGGTAAGTTTCGATGATAAGCTGAAAGTGCTTAGAAATCATGACCTTACAGATGTAACAAAAGAGCTTGAAAAAGGCGTTGAAGCAGAGATGAAACTCCTTAAACCTTTAGACCTTTCAGGCATCATTTTTAAATCAAGGTCGCCGAGCTGCGGGTTGGGTACTACAGCGACTTATGAAAAAAACGGTTTGCAAAGCAGGAAAAGTTACGGGCTTTTCGCAAAAGCATGCAGAGATGAATATCCGTTATTGCCGATGGAAGAGGAGGGGCGTCTGTGTGATCCGAAAATGAGAGAAAATTTTCTGATACACCTTTTTAGCTACGATGCCTTTGAAAAATTTAAAAGATCATCCTCGCAGATGAAGGAACTTGCAGAATTTCATACAAAGTATAAGTTTCTTCTTCAGGCAAAGGACGAGAAGCTTTACAGAGAGCTGGGCAATGTCGTGGCAGATCATGACGGCTTGAAATTTGAAGAACTGTTTAAAAACTATGAGCTGCTTTTTAAGACGGCTCTCTCAAAAAAAAGCTCCGTAAAATGTAATCAAAATGTATTGGAGCATATGGCAGGATTTTTTAAAAACGAGCTTGCTTCAGATGAAAAAGCGGTACTGCATACACAGATAAAAGATTATGCAAACAAGATGATCCCTCTTGGTACGCCGCTGGCTACGATTCGTCTTTATGCCCAAAAATACAAGATCGGATATCTTTTGGATCAGGTGTTTTTAAACCCTTACCCAAAGGAGCTTGAGTCTTTATTTGCGCCTTTATCGTAA
- a CDS encoding TIGR01777 family oxidoreductase — protein sequence MKIAITGASGFVGTAIQQQYKDVVYVHRNDSKELILEKLEGVDVVINLAGAPIIKRWNKEYKKILISSRVDTTKTLVAAINESEVKHLISTSAVGIYPDNVPCDETTKEIADDFLGSLASRWENVALSCSKPTAILRFGIVLGKEGGALKQMLTPFRLGVGGIIGDGKAMMSWISIVDLVHIYKFVIENNLTGIYNATTPNPVTNRVFTKALGKALHRPTIFPLPEFVLKIIYGEAAGVVTGSKEVYPKALQDAGYQFIHPDIDRALKELLQ from the coding sequence ATGAAGATAGCGATAACGGGAGCAAGCGGATTTGTCGGAACTGCTATACAGCAGCAATACAAAGATGTGGTCTATGTCCACAGAAATGATTCAAAAGAGCTGATCCTTGAAAAGCTTGAGGGGGTAGATGTCGTTATAAACCTTGCTGGTGCGCCTATCATAAAAAGATGGAACAAGGAGTATAAAAAGATTCTCATTAGCAGCAGAGTTGACACGACAAAGACCTTAGTTGCAGCCATAAACGAAAGCGAGGTCAAGCATCTTATATCTACTTCGGCAGTCGGTATCTATCCGGATAATGTCCCTTGTGATGAAACGACAAAAGAGATAGCAGATGATTTTTTAGGTTCTCTTGCAAGCAGGTGGGAGAATGTCGCACTTTCATGCAGCAAGCCTACGGCGATCCTAAGGTTTGGCATCGTTTTGGGAAAAGAGGGAGGAGCCCTAAAACAGATGCTGACCCCTTTTAGGCTGGGTGTCGGCGGGATCATAGGTGACGGAAAAGCCATGATGAGCTGGATCAGCATCGTCGATTTGGTACACATATATAAATTTGTCATCGAAAATAATCTGACGGGCATATATAATGCCACTACACCAAATCCCGTTACAAACAGGGTGTTTACGAAAGCTCTCGGAAAAGCACTTCACCGACCGACGATTTTTCCTCTTCCTGAGTTTGTTCTAAAGATCATATACGGCGAAGCCGCCGGTGTAGTAACGGGTTCTAAAGAGGTATACCCAAAAGCTTTGCAGGATGCAGGTTATCAATTTATTCATCCCGATATAGACAGAGCGTTGAAGGAACTTCTGCAATAA
- a CDS encoding nitrate- and nitrite sensing domain-containing protein: MNLIKRISSHFIIKLLVIIVPPMIIILYLTSEKLANSYLNYKALSDVKKSIIVSTQIGNLIHEIQIERGMSADYIGSNGVKFSDELPKQYKRVDIRFAALKTLLKCPDYCAFTKNIDEINSIFDTITAIRKKVKDLDISVESEIDFYTKIISLYLNDISLFSKRSKDGWLTRELLSYENILYAEERMGIERAIGVSTFANKKFFPGMREKMTMVVAEHKIFLKLFLSNSSDESITYYYKIMNAQSFDEIERMEKLLLNSKDSDHFDVNDTYWFNLISKKVNALKDVHEYLAQNIIKYIKTREYQMYNNMIETFILNILMILTGMLVTPYVAKKLYTENKDQQKVLFQQSKMAAMGEMIGAIAHQWRQPLNAVGVLAQEIEFKYENDILEKEELRTLNAQLLKYLDYMSKTINDFRNFFKPDKEKTIFNIENAIKDSLNIVGKQLEAHGIDITIKAICGYIDKNTACLCEVKGYESEFKQVIINLINNAREAIQENVKKSPSAKKEISIIIERTESDLIIHVKDTGGGIKESMLDTIFDIYISSKQEQQGTGLGLYMSKLIIERNMLGTITAKNIKDGAEFEIFLTPAPKVS, from the coding sequence ATGAATTTGATAAAGCGGATATCGTCTCATTTTATCATCAAACTGCTGGTAATCATCGTTCCGCCCATGATCATCATCTTGTATCTCACGAGCGAAAAGCTTGCGAACAGTTATCTAAACTATAAAGCGCTCAGCGACGTTAAAAAATCGATCATAGTCTCGACACAAATCGGAAATCTGATCCATGAGATCCAGATAGAAAGAGGAATGTCCGCCGATTATATCGGTTCTAACGGAGTGAAATTTTCAGACGAACTTCCAAAACAATACAAACGCGTAGATATCCGCTTTGCCGCTTTAAAGACATTATTGAAATGCCCGGATTACTGTGCGTTCACTAAAAACATAGACGAGATAAACTCTATCTTTGACACTATTACGGCTATACGTAAAAAGGTGAAAGATCTTGATATCTCCGTCGAGTCCGAGATAGACTTTTATACAAAGATAATCTCGCTGTACCTCAACGATATCTCTCTTTTTTCCAAACGTTCAAAAGACGGATGGCTCACCCGAGAACTGCTCTCTTATGAAAATATCCTATATGCCGAAGAGAGAATGGGGATCGAACGCGCTATCGGCGTCAGTACTTTTGCAAACAAAAAATTCTTTCCGGGAATGCGCGAAAAAATGACGATGGTAGTAGCCGAACATAAAATATTTTTAAAACTTTTTCTCTCAAACAGTAGTGATGAATCGATCACGTATTATTACAAAATAATGAACGCACAATCTTTTGACGAAATAGAACGAATGGAAAAACTTCTGCTTAACAGTAAAGATTCGGACCATTTCGATGTAAATGACACCTATTGGTTCAATCTTATCTCTAAAAAGGTCAACGCTTTAAAAGATGTCCATGAATATCTCGCCCAAAACATCATCAAATATATAAAAACCCGCGAATATCAGATGTACAACAATATGATAGAAACTTTCATTTTGAACATTCTTATGATACTCACGGGAATGCTGGTCACGCCTTACGTCGCCAAAAAACTTTATACCGAGAACAAGGATCAGCAAAAAGTTCTCTTTCAGCAATCCAAAATGGCGGCAATGGGAGAGATGATAGGCGCCATAGCGCATCAATGGCGCCAGCCCTTAAATGCCGTAGGTGTCTTGGCTCAGGAGATAGAGTTCAAATATGAAAACGACATCCTCGAAAAAGAGGAACTAAGAACATTAAACGCGCAGCTGCTGAAATATTTGGACTATATGTCAAAGACCATAAATGATTTTCGTAATTTCTTCAAACCCGACAAGGAAAAAACGATTTTCAATATAGAAAACGCGATCAAAGATTCTTTAAACATCGTCGGCAAACAGCTCGAAGCGCATGGGATAGATATAACGATAAAAGCGATATGCGGATATATAGATAAAAACACGGCCTGTCTGTGTGAAGTCAAAGGATATGAAAGCGAGTTCAAACAGGTCATCATCAATCTTATAAACAACGCCCGTGAAGCGATACAGGAAAACGTAAAAAAATCGCCTTCTGCAAAAAAAGAGATCTCGATCATCATCGAAAGAACCGAATCGGATCTGATCATACATGTAAAAGATACGGGAGGAGGGATAAAGGAGAGCATGCTCGATACGATCTTTGATATCTACATCTCCAGTAAACAAGAACAGCAGGGTACAGGGCTTGGTCTGTATATGTCAAAACTTATAATCGAAAGAAACATGCTCGGAACGATAACGGCAAAAAATATAAAAGACGGGGCAGAATTCGAGATATTTCTTACCCCTGCGCCTAAGGTTTCGTAA
- a CDS encoding EAL domain-containing protein — MSKMLDISVLYVEDEETIRNSVTRSLALMVKDVHVAENGEEALLSIKDFPIDLIITDIRMPKLDGLSLIEKLRNDGLDVPVIITSAFNEIEYLNKAIDLNVDKFINKPIRLNTLMDAITKIAQNIENKKQLKERMEQLSRYRKVIEDTNFIIYVSPDKELIGINEEFTRFIKDLDIDPKSIKSIDDIFQKEDTKQLMQKVLDYQIFSSQITLNFEDKRFSVLLTAFASVFHGENIKEITFLFKDLTSVLKDKDELIQRLYTDDLTGLPNRQKLFSDLLESEHQYDMMIIDVDGFSKINHLYGFKSGDSILKQITKVLKSYWPDTRPHTLYRADMDHFVILSEKMDPVDIGASRELAQKIIKYLEEQTFTILNETEIDVNFTIGACCDSNDDLYAEASLALEMAKSMHSNFKCFNDFEDIKPLAEKNLQMQIKIKRALKEGKILNYYQPIVDAEGKLVKYEALVRMEDPDTGKILTPYHFLDIARESKNYTLLTKQVINNAFSDFKTSKIPFSINLSFVDIVNPEIVLMLEQMIKQHQGPPLTIELLENEGFINISETIKFCKNMKSFGAKIAIDDFGSGYSNFIYFFDMPIDILKIDGALIKRVHDYRGYLALETIVGFARNLGIKIVAEFVEDKETFEKLQELKIEMYQGYYFSEPKAFDEL; from the coding sequence ATGAGCAAAATGTTGGATATCTCAGTCTTATATGTAGAAGATGAGGAAACTATTCGAAATTCTGTTACCCGTTCGCTTGCATTAATGGTAAAAGACGTGCATGTAGCAGAAAACGGAGAAGAAGCCCTTTTAAGCATAAAAGATTTTCCCATTGACCTTATCATTACGGATATACGTATGCCCAAGCTTGACGGACTGAGCTTGATCGAAAAGCTGCGTAACGACGGATTGGATGTTCCGGTCATCATTACTTCTGCATTTAATGAGATAGAATATTTGAACAAAGCCATCGATCTTAACGTCGATAAATTTATAAACAAACCTATACGCTTGAACACGCTCATGGATGCCATTACGAAAATTGCGCAGAACATTGAAAATAAAAAACAGTTAAAAGAGAGAATGGAACAGCTTTCACGCTATAGAAAAGTCATTGAAGATACCAACTTTATCATATATGTGTCACCGGATAAAGAGCTTATAGGAATAAACGAAGAGTTTACGAGATTTATAAAAGATCTTGATATAGACCCCAAAAGCATAAAATCGATAGACGATATTTTTCAAAAAGAAGATACAAAACAACTTATGCAAAAGGTTTTGGATTATCAGATTTTCAGTTCTCAAATAACACTTAATTTCGAAGATAAAAGATTTTCCGTCCTGCTTACCGCTTTTGCTTCAGTTTTTCATGGTGAGAATATAAAAGAGATCACATTCCTTTTTAAAGATCTCACTTCGGTTTTAAAAGACAAAGACGAGCTTATCCAGAGATTATATACCGATGATCTTACAGGCCTGCCGAACCGTCAAAAACTTTTTAGCGATCTTTTAGAATCCGAACATCAGTATGATATGATGATCATCGATGTCGACGGCTTTTCAAAAATAAACCATCTTTACGGTTTTAAAAGCGGTGACAGCATCCTAAAACAGATAACAAAAGTCTTAAAAAGCTACTGGCCCGATACAAGACCGCATACGCTTTATAGAGCCGATATGGACCATTTTGTGATCTTAAGCGAAAAGATGGACCCTGTCGACATTGGTGCATCAAGGGAACTGGCTCAAAAGATAATAAAATATCTTGAGGAACAGACCTTCACGATCTTAAACGAAACAGAGATAGACGTCAATTTTACTATCGGCGCATGCTGCGACTCAAACGATGACCTGTACGCCGAAGCATCACTTGCTTTGGAGATGGCAAAAAGCATGCACAGCAACTTTAAATGTTTTAACGACTTTGAAGATATAAAACCTTTGGCAGAAAAAAACCTGCAGATGCAGATCAAGATCAAAAGAGCGCTCAAAGAGGGCAAGATCCTGAACTACTACCAACCCATCGTGGATGCCGAAGGTAAATTGGTCAAATACGAAGCACTGGTAAGAATGGAAGATCCGGATACAGGAAAGATTCTGACGCCTTACCATTTCTTAGATATCGCGCGCGAGTCTAAGAACTATACTCTGTTAACAAAACAGGTTATAAACAACGCTTTTTCGGATTTTAAAACATCAAAGATCCCTTTTAGCATCAACCTCTCTTTTGTCGACATAGTCAACCCTGAGATAGTCTTGATGCTCGAACAGATGATAAAACAGCATCAGGGACCGCCTTTGACGATCGAGCTGTTGGAGAACGAAGGTTTTATAAACATATCCGAAACCATAAAATTCTGTAAGAACATGAAAAGTTTCGGCGCAAAAATAGCGATAGACGATTTTGGAAGCGGATACTCTAACTTTATCTATTTCTTCGATATGCCTATCGATATCTTAAAGATAGACGGCGCTCTTATAAAAAGGGTCCATGACTACCGCGGATATCTGGCATTAGAGACCATCGTCGGTTTTGCCCGTAATCTTGGAATAAAGATCGTCGCCGAATTCGTAGAAGACAAAGAAACGTTCGAAAAACTGCAAGAACTTAAGATAGAGATGTACCAGGGTTACTATTTTTCAGAGCCAAAAGCATTTGACGAGCTGTAG
- the dapE gene encoding succinyl-diaminopimelate desuccinylase, with product MNVIELFKFLIHSKSETPDDGEILEFVKNYLEGFTAIRVDKNEVKNLFIYKKFSEGRHLCFAGHVDVVPAGSGWDTDPYTAVEKEGYIYGRGAQDMKSGLAAFIQAVKETEKFDGTLSLLLTSDEEGPAKYGTLEVLKYLEEHSLMPDSCVVAEPTCEQIFGDAIKVGRRGSINGLIKIKGKQGHAAYPEKSVNPIHQIAKVLDKVAGIDLDEGDEYFSPSKFVVTDIRAGMQVTNVTPNSLEMMFNVRNSTKTTTKEIEDFVHKYFKETDYTLELDQSAYPFVTDSDTKIVKDIDSAIKQITGIQTKYSTAGGTSDARFIAPCGVDVIEFGVKNDTIHSINERTTKDEVENLYRVFKKLIEIH from the coding sequence ATGAACGTTATAGAACTGTTTAAATTTTTAATACATTCAAAAAGCGAAACTCCCGATGACGGAGAAATATTAGAGTTTGTAAAAAACTATCTTGAAGGGTTTACTGCCATTAGAGTAGATAAAAACGAAGTCAAAAATCTTTTTATCTACAAAAAATTTAGTGAAGGCAGACATCTCTGTTTTGCGGGACATGTCGATGTCGTACCCGCGGGAAGCGGGTGGGACACGGATCCTTATACGGCCGTTGAAAAAGAGGGTTATATCTACGGACGAGGCGCTCAGGATATGAAAAGCGGTCTTGCGGCGTTCATTCAGGCGGTGAAAGAGACAGAAAAGTTCGATGGGACGCTCTCTTTGCTTTTAACCTCAGACGAGGAGGGACCAGCAAAATACGGAACGCTCGAAGTGCTTAAATACCTTGAAGAACACTCTTTGATGCCCGATAGCTGCGTAGTCGCCGAGCCTACCTGCGAGCAGATCTTCGGTGATGCCATCAAAGTGGGGCGCCGCGGCTCCATCAACGGGCTCATAAAAATAAAGGGAAAACAGGGACACGCGGCATACCCGGAGAAGTCTGTAAACCCTATCCATCAGATCGCAAAAGTGCTGGATAAGGTCGCGGGTATCGACCTTGATGAGGGAGATGAGTATTTTTCGCCAAGCAAATTCGTCGTAACGGATATAAGAGCAGGAATGCAGGTAACAAACGTCACGCCGAACTCTTTGGAGATGATGTTTAATGTCAGAAACTCCACAAAGACGACGACAAAAGAGATAGAGGATTTTGTCCATAAATATTTTAAAGAAACGGATTACACGCTTGAACTTGACCAGAGCGCATATCCGTTTGTAACGGACTCCGATACGAAGATAGTAAAAGATATCGATTCGGCGATAAAGCAGATAACTGGCATACAAACGAAATACTCCACTGCCGGCGGGACAAGCGATGCAAGGTTTATAGCTCCCTGCGGTGTGGATGTAATAGAATTCGGTGTCAAAAATGATACAATTCACTCCATAAACGAGAGAACGACCAAAGACGAGGTCGAGAACCTTTACAGAGTCTTTAAAAAATTAATAGAGATACATTGA
- a CDS encoding RidA family protein, protein MQFVQTNKAPSAIGPYSQAVVANGMVYTSGQIALTPEGVMLEDDVIIQTKQVLKNLTAVLQEAGSDLNQVIKTTIFLASMDDFATVNEIYAQAFGSHKPARSTVAVKTLPKNALVEIDAIAVVK, encoded by the coding sequence ATGCAATTCGTACAAACAAACAAGGCCCCTTCGGCGATCGGTCCGTATTCACAAGCCGTAGTGGCAAACGGTATGGTCTACACATCAGGACAGATAGCACTGACACCCGAGGGAGTAATGCTTGAAGATGATGTAATCATCCAAACAAAACAAGTTCTTAAAAATCTTACCGCCGTACTTCAAGAAGCGGGAAGCGATCTGAATCAAGTCATTAAAACGACTATCTTTTTGGCAAGTATGGATGACTTTGCTACGGTGAACGAAATATATGCTCAGGCGTTTGGCTCTCACAAACCGGCACGCTCTACCGTAGCGGTCAAAACACTTCCTAAAAATGCTTTAGTGGAGATAGACGCAATCGCCGTTGTAAAATAA
- a CDS encoding HlyD family efflux transporter periplasmic adaptor subunit: MIKKYGIYALVLILFFLASILIYKQLNPVKLSDNLVASSGNVDGDLIALNTKYPGRIDEIYVQDGQSIKTGDKVATLQSDEYEAQLRSLNDGINSAKEGLKALEQENLIAKESVPLEIKKAKKAVDIAVAQKKELEDSLSSLHQQLKQDEVDFGRNKTLFEKNLISQQKFEYSKLQLAHSKNSYSSQQQRLYQAQKSIDIANYTLTLALGQNKKLIALDANVDAAKNNIASLNADRDKLKIMINDLSIKSPIDGFVVEKVANKGEVLNSGMVVATLIDPKSLYLKIFIDTLQSGKIKVGDKAVIFLDAYPDKPIQAEVVRVAQKAEFTPKDVSVRSDRIQRVYAVHLRPLKVNPLLKLGIPAIGIVSLNGEDLPGSLSEIPKI, translated from the coding sequence ATGATAAAAAAATATGGAATCTACGCTTTAGTCTTAATATTATTCTTTCTCGCTTCCATCCTGATATACAAACAGTTAAATCCAGTAAAACTCTCTGATAACCTCGTAGCATCTTCAGGAAATGTCGACGGTGATCTCATCGCATTGAACACGAAATATCCTGGCCGCATAGACGAAATCTATGTCCAAGACGGACAGAGCATCAAAACGGGTGATAAAGTGGCAACACTGCAAAGTGACGAGTATGAAGCGCAGCTGCGTTCGCTTAACGACGGCATAAATTCTGCAAAAGAGGGACTTAAGGCACTTGAGCAGGAAAATTTGATCGCCAAAGAGAGTGTCCCTCTAGAGATCAAAAAGGCAAAAAAGGCCGTAGATATAGCCGTCGCTCAAAAAAAAGAGCTTGAAGATTCCCTATCGTCGCTGCACCAGCAGCTAAAACAGGATGAAGTCGATTTTGGACGCAACAAAACACTTTTTGAAAAAAATCTTATCAGCCAGCAGAAATTCGAATATTCAAAACTGCAGCTGGCCCATTCAAAAAACAGTTACAGCTCACAGCAGCAGCGGTTGTATCAAGCGCAAAAAAGTATAGATATCGCAAACTATACGTTAACGCTCGCGCTCGGACAAAATAAAAAACTGATCGCATTGGACGCAAACGTCGACGCGGCAAAAAATAATATCGCATCATTAAATGCCGACCGCGACAAACTAAAGATCATGATAAATGATCTCTCCATAAAATCGCCTATTGACGGTTTTGTAGTCGAAAAGGTTGCAAACAAAGGTGAGGTTTTGAATTCAGGAATGGTCGTGGCAACACTCATCGATCCCAAAAGTCTTTATCTGAAAATATTCATAGATACTCTGCAAAGCGGAAAAATAAAAGTGGGCGACAAAGCGGTCATATTTTTAGATGCTTATCCTGATAAACCCATACAAGCAGAGGTCGTCAGAGTTGCACAAAAAGCTGAGTTCACGCCAAAAGACGTCAGTGTAAGAAGCGACAGGATCCAGAGGGTATATGCCGTTCATCTAAGACCGTTGAAGGTAAATCCGCTCTTAAAGCTCGGTATCCCTGCTATCGGTATCGTTTCGCTAAACGGAGAGGACCTTCCGGGTTCGCTAAGTGAGATTCCCAAAATATGA
- a CDS encoding MFS transporter has product MRTINKNVVMLGWTSFFTDFASAMINPILPIFVVTVLHEGMDKLGIIVAVATFISYGLRVISGYIADRYGVVKPLVVGGYLLSTLSKPLLGLTHGYKSIALIKSFERLGKGVRSAPKDLMIAHYSQKNSSGKTFGFHKTLDIAGELSGTVFLFGMLYVFGQSEAVIRNIFYATLLPGIIGLVIVLFFVADIPKPAAVYGRLSFKLTQNDKTVIKSLLFYFLFMMAALNDAFFTMQAKSVGIATLLVPLLFVVSTTMQTLTSYIIGVWTDKIGVKKIMLFAYLSGVFSQLLLYLQTPLFTWISYGFLGLFTVASLNANRAYIAKSADNRGLIYGIFYAGIALFGAVGAYLFGFVWEHYGMQQALELSLISTVSITFLFLLRWKYLHG; this is encoded by the coding sequence ATGAGAACGATCAACAAAAATGTTGTGATGTTGGGGTGGACGAGTTTCTTTACGGATTTTGCTTCAGCCATGATAAATCCGATATTACCCATTTTTGTCGTTACAGTTTTGCATGAAGGGATGGACAAGCTCGGTATTATAGTAGCCGTTGCCACATTTATTTCTTACGGTCTGCGCGTAATCTCAGGTTATATTGCGGATCGCTACGGAGTGGTAAAACCGCTGGTAGTGGGCGGTTATCTGCTCTCGACTCTCAGCAAGCCTCTGCTTGGATTGACTCACGGATACAAATCGATAGCTCTTATAAAAAGTTTCGAGCGTTTGGGTAAAGGAGTGCGTTCCGCTCCAAAAGACCTGATGATCGCGCATTACAGCCAAAAGAACAGTTCTGGAAAGACATTCGGGTTTCACAAAACGCTTGATATTGCCGGCGAGCTGAGCGGTACCGTTTTTTTGTTCGGTATGCTTTACGTTTTCGGGCAGAGCGAAGCCGTGATACGAAATATATTTTACGCCACACTGCTTCCCGGTATTATCGGGCTTGTCATAGTCCTTTTTTTTGTAGCGGATATTCCAAAACCTGCTGCCGTATACGGCAGGCTTTCTTTTAAGCTGACGCAAAACGACAAGACGGTCATAAAATCTCTTTTGTTCTATTTTCTTTTTATGATGGCCGCTCTCAATGACGCTTTTTTTACCATGCAGGCAAAAAGCGTCGGGATTGCGACTTTGCTTGTTCCTCTTCTTTTTGTCGTATCGACCACTATGCAGACATTAACGAGTTATATCATCGGTGTCTGGACAGACAAGATTGGGGTGAAAAAAATAATGCTGTTCGCATATTTGAGTGGAGTTTTCTCTCAACTGCTTTTGTACCTTCAAACACCTTTGTTTACATGGATATCCTACGGGTTTTTAGGGCTTTTTACGGTAGCTTCTCTAAATGCAAACCGTGCTTACATAGCAAAAAGTGCGGATAACAGAGGTCTGATATACGGTATTTTTTATGCGGGAATCGCTCTTTTTGGAGCCGTGGGTGCGTATCTTTTTGGTTTTGTCTGGGAACATTACGGGATGCAGCAGGCATTGGAGCTCTCGCTGATATCGACTGTGTCTATAACTTTTTTGTTTTTACTGAGATGGAAATATCTTCATGGCTGA